The window ATGGCCGGCATCATGGAAGTGCCGGTCGTTTGCGTTGAAGTGCAGCGTGGCGGACCGTCAACCGGTCTTCCGACTAAGACTGAGCAAGCAGACTTGTATCAGTGCCTGGGCGCTTCGCAGGGCGAGTTCCCTCGTATCATCGTTCATCCATACGATGTCGCCGACGCCTATCAGACAACAATCGACGTATTCAACTACGCCGACAAATATCAGCTGCCAGTCATCATCATGTCTGACTTGCTCTTGTCGGAACACCCCGAAACCGTCGACCCAGACAAGTTCACGCATGATCCTAAGATCGACCGCGGCGAAATCGTCAAAGAGTGGAATCCTGAAGAGAACGGCAAGTTCAAGCGCTTCAAGTTCACTCAATCGGGCATCTCACCACGTGCATTGCCTGGTACCCCGAACACCGTGTTCGTCAACGCATCAGACGATCACGACGAAGAAAGCATCCTGATTTCAGACATGTTCACTTCACCACCTGTACGCCGCATGATCATGCAGAAGCGTATGCGTAAGATGGAAAACCTGCTCAAGGAAATTCCAGCACCGCAACTCGGTGGCGAAAAAGACGCTGATGTCACGCTGGTTTGCTGGGGCTCCACATACGGTGCCGTCAGAGAAGCCGCTGAGCTTCTCACTGCTCAGGGAATTAAAACTAACTACCTGTGCATCAAGTGGATCGTTCCGTTCCACGCCAAAGAAGTTAGTGAGATTCTCAGCAATGCGAAGAAGAAGATTTCTGTTGAAGTCAACTTCACCAGCATGATGTCCAAGTACATCAAGGGCGAGACCGGCATCAGCATGGATCACCACATAAACAAATATGATGGTGAGCCAATGGAGCCACACATGATCGTCAATGGTGTCAAAGAATATATCGCCAAGAAACAGATTAACCTCGAGTTGAGCGAGCTGGAAGCGAAAGAAATCGCTTATCACTACTTGCGCACTCACTATGCTGAAAAGCTCCGTCCGACCAGCGTCACTCGTGAATCAGCCAATGGTCACGGTGAACCGGTTTACAACGTTGAGCTCTCTGAGCGCGCCACCGGTAATAAAGGTGGAACGATCAGAATCGGCACAATGACCGGCGCGACGTATTCGTTCGAAAAGCATGACTAGTCGTTGCAATCGCAAAATTTTAAGAGGATAAAAGATGGCAACTGTTATTGAACTCCCATTAGATACATACAAAGGACCAGTCGATCCAGACTGGTGTCCAGGTTGCGGCGACTTCGGCGTCTTGCGTTCAGTGCAAACAGCGGCTGGCCGACTCGGCATCAAGCCAGAGAATCTGTTGATTGTCTCTGGTATTGGTTGCTCGTCGAACTTGCCCGGTTTCATTCACGCTTACGGCGTACACAGCTTGCACGGTCGCTCTGTGCCTGTAGCAACTGGTGCTCACCTGGCGAACACCGATTTGAAGGTAGTCATCACTGGTGGTGACGGAGACGGATACGGTATCGGCGTCGGTCACTTGATTCACGCGATGCGCAGAAACCTCGACGTTACTTACGTTGTGATGGATAACCAGATCTACGGCTTGACCACTGGTCAGACCTCACCGACAACCGGTATCGGCATGAAGACCAAGTCGACACCGAACGGCAACTTTGAATCACCGTTGAACCCGCTCGCTCTAGCCATTACTTCAGGCGCAACATTCGTTGCTCGTGGATTCTCTGGTGAAGCGAAGCAGTTGGCTGAATTGATTCAAGCCGGTATGGCGCACA is drawn from Candidatus Melainabacteria bacterium and contains these coding sequences:
- a CDS encoding 2-oxoacid:acceptor oxidoreductase subunit alpha, producing the protein MQEVTIGIAGAAGDGLDKSGDTLAKTCGRLGLHVYAYNSYQSIIRGGHIWLRVRIGSDKVYSHGDHLNAVIALNQDSIERHAPEIEEGGVLVFNSDKFKCDPSLVNKGVQVLPLPMKEITAEVEKEHGALQPIMQNTVAVGAILYLANLGLEEASGVMSDTFSHKGQKVIDLNVSLLKVGYEYAKKNAKTFTSEWKFSKRRRPFITGNEAIAFGATVAGCKFYSAYPMTPASTILHWMVNHAKQTGVCIKQGEDEIAVINMAIGAGIAGARSMCATAGGGFALMTEAIGMAGIMEVPVVCVEVQRGGPSTGLPTKTEQADLYQCLGASQGEFPRIIVHPYDVADAYQTTIDVFNYADKYQLPVIIMSDLLLSEHPETVDPDKFTHDPKIDRGEIVKEWNPEENGKFKRFKFTQSGISPRALPGTPNTVFVNASDDHDEESILISDMFTSPPVRRMIMQKRMRKMENLLKEIPAPQLGGEKDADVTLVCWGSTYGAVREAAELLTAQGIKTNYLCIKWIVPFHAKEVSEILSNAKKKISVEVNFTSMMSKYIKGETGISMDHHINKYDGEPMEPHMIVNGVKEYIAKKQINLELSELEAKEIAYHYLRTHYAEKLRPTSVTRESANGHGEPVYNVELSERATGNKGGTIRIGTMTGATYSFEKHD
- a CDS encoding 2-oxoacid:ferredoxin oxidoreductase subunit beta; protein product: MATVIELPLDTYKGPVDPDWCPGCGDFGVLRSVQTAAGRLGIKPENLLIVSGIGCSSNLPGFIHAYGVHSLHGRSVPVATGAHLANTDLKVVITGGDGDGYGIGVGHLIHAMRRNLDVTYVVMDNQIYGLTTGQTSPTTGIGMKTKSTPNGNFESPLNPLALAITSGATFVARGFSGEAKQLAELIQAGMAHRGFSLIDVFSPCVTYNKVNTYPFFKERVYKLEDENWETGDFHKSLAKAFEWGDRIPLGVFYKSEQPIYEDSEPAFKNGPLTKQSLGLDKKVFDELIEEMI